Proteins from a single region of Thunnus albacares chromosome 16, fThuAlb1.1, whole genome shotgun sequence:
- the extl3 gene encoding exostosin-like 3, with translation MQRNGGGVGAGGQPWVLRRVRLTWLSFMLFFILVFFPLIAHYYLTTIDEAGGPDKRIFGPRPGGELCEAKHVQDLCRIRESVSEELLQLEAKRQELNGEIARLNLRIEACKRSIDSAKQDLLQLKNVISQTEHSYKELMAQNQPKLSLPVRLLPDKEDPGLPPPKSARSCRLRSCFDYARCPLTSGFPVYVYDTGSYPWGEYLDPLVKQAFAASVKSNIYITDNPSIACLYLVLVGELQESPSSPPPSPSELEKQLKALPYWRSDGHNHALVHLSRKSMTQNFLYNVSTGRAAVAQSTFLEQQYREGFDLVVSPLVHALSEPNFLEVPPQVPVKRKYLFTFQGERVESLRSSLQETPPQSFEEEMEGDPPADYDDRIIGTLKAVQDSHLDQVLVEFTCKNPQPSLPTEWALCGEREDRLEVLKASTFALVIAPGDGQLVASAGCGMRLFEALEVGAIPVVLGDHSRLPYHQFIRWSEAAIIVPKPRVTELHFLLRSLSDNDMLAMRRQGRFLWETYFSTSENVLNTILASIRTSIQVPAAPIKEEPAQEIPHKAGKLAGTDANLADNGDLDLGPVETEPPYASPRFLRNFTYTAADTYRTWNRAPGPFHLFPHTPLDPVLPSEAKFLGSGTGFRPIGGGTGGSGKEFQAALGGNVPREQFTVVMLTYEREEVLMNSLERLNGLPYLNKVVVVWNSPKPPSDDLLWPDIGLPIVVVRTEKNSLNNRFLPWDAVETEAILSIDDDAHLRHDEIMFGFRVWREARDRIVGFPGRYHAWDVNHQSWLYNSNYSCELSMVLTGAAFFHKYYAYLYSYVMPQAIRDMVDEYINCEDIAMNFLVSHITRKPPIKVTSRWTFRCPGCPQALSHDDSHFHERHKCINFFVKVYGYMPLLYTQFRVDSVLFKTRLPHDKTKCFKFI, from the exons ATGCAGCGTAACGGTGGTGGAGTGGGTGCCGGTGGACAGCCATGGGTGTTACGGCGTGTGCGTCTCACGTGGCTCAGTTTCATGCTCTTCTTCATACTGGTCTTCTTCCCACTCATTGCCCACTACTACCTCACTACCATTGATGAAGCTGGGGGTCCTGATAAGCGCATCTTTGGGCCGCGGCCCGGCGGCGAATTGTGCGAGGCCAAACATGTGCAGGATCTGTGCCGTATCCGTGAGTCGGTCAGCgaggagctgctgcagctggaggcCAAGAGGCAGGAGCTCAACGGGGAGATCGCCCGACTCAACCTGCGCATCGAGGCCTGCAAGCGTAGCATTGACAGTGCCAAGCAGGATCTGCTTCAGCTGAAGAATGTTATCAGCCAGACAGAGCATTCCTATAAAGAACTGATGGCCCAGAACCAGCCCAAGCTGTCTTTGCCTGTCAGGTTGCTGCCAGACAAGGAGGACCCTGGCCTGCCACCACCCAAATCTGCGCGCTCCTGCCGCCTGCGCTCCTGCTTCGACTATGCTCGCTGTCCTCTTACTTCTGGGTTTCCTGTTTATGTCTACGACACAGGCTCCTATCCGTGGGGGGAATATCTTGACCCACTTGTAAAGCAGGCTTTTGCAGCATCAGTTAAGAGCAACATTTATATAACTGATAACCCCAGCATTGCCTGTCTGTATCTGGTACTGGTAGGGGAGCTACAGGagtccccctcctccccaccacCATCTCCTTCAGAGCTGGAGAAGCAACTAAAAGCTCTTCCTTACTGGAGATCTGATGGACACAACCATGCGCTCGTGCATCTCTCTAGAAAGTCTATGACACAGAACTTCCTGTATAATGTGAGCACAGGACGAGCAGCAGTCGCACAGTCCACCTTCTTGGAGCAGCAGTACCGCGAAGGCTTTGACTTGGTGGTGTCCCCACTGGTCCACGCCCTCTCTGAACCCAACTTTTTGGAAGTGCCCCCTCAGGTTCCTGTGAAGAGGAAATACCTCTTCACCTTCCAGGGGGAGAGGGTGGAGTCACTGAGGAGCAGCTTGCAGGAGACCCCCCCTCAATCATTTGAGGAGGAGATGGAAGGAGATCCACCAGCCGACTACGATGATCGCATTATTGGCACCTTAAAGGCAGTGCAGGACAGCCACTTGGATCAGGTGCTGGTGGAGTTCACCTGCAAGAACCCGCAGCCTAGTTTGCCGACTGAGTGGGCTCTTTGTGGAGAAAGGGAGGACAGGCTGGAGGTGCTCAAGGCTTCTACTTTTGCCTTGGTGATTGCTCCAGGGGATGGGCAGCTGGTGGCCTCAGCAGGCTGTGGAATGAGGCTCTTTGAGGCCCTAGAGGTAGGGGCCATCCCAGTCGTGCTAGGGGACCACTCCAGACTACCATACCACCAGTTTATTCGATGGAGTGAAGCTGCCATTATAGTCCCCAAGCCTCGTGTGACAGAGCTACACTTCTTGCTGCGCAGCCTATCAGACAATGACATGTTAGCTATGAGGCGGCAGGGCCGCTTTCTATGGGAGACGTACTTCTCCACGTCAGAGAACGTTCTTAATACTATCCTGGCCAGCATCCGGACCAGCATCCAGGTTCCTGCTGCACCCATCAAAGAAGAGCCCGCACAAGAGATTCCTCACAAAGCAGGGAAGCTAGCAGGAACTGACGCCAACCTGGCGGACAATGGCGATCTTGATTTGGGTCCTGTTGAGACAGAGCCCCCCTACGCCTCTCCACGCTTTCTCCGCAACTTTACATACACAGCTGCAGACACCTACAGAACATGGAACCGTGCTCCAGGACCTTTCCATCTGTTTCCACACACCCCTCTAGACCCTGTTCTGCCCTCTGAAGCCAAATTCCTTGGTTCAGGTACTGGTTTCAGGCCTATCGGTGGAGGTACGGGAGGCTCAGGGAAGGAGTTCCAGGCAGCTCTGGGAGGAAACGTGCCCAGAGAGCAGTTCACCGTGGTCATGCTGACATATGAGAGGGAAGAAGTGCTGATGAACTCGCTTGAGAGGTTAAATGGACTGCCGTACCTCAACAAGGTAGTGGTGGTGTGGAATTCACCCAAGCCACCTTCAGATGACCTGCTGTGGCCAGACATCGGTCTGCCCATTGTT GTGGTCCGCACAGAGAAGAACAGCCTCAACAACCGCTTCCTCCCTTGGGATGCAGTTGAAACCGAGGCCATACTTTCGATCGATGATGACGCCCATCTCCGCCACGACGAGATCATGTTTGGGTTCAG AGTGTGGCGGGAGGCCAGAGATCGCATCGTGGGTTTCCCTGGGAGGTATCATGCGTGGGACGTCAACCATCAGTCCTGGCTCTACAACTCCAACTACTCCTGTGAGCTCTCCATGGTCCTGACAGGAGCTGCTTTCTTCCACAAG TACTACGCCTACTTGTACTCCTACGTGATGCCCCAGGCCATCAGGGACATGGTGGACGAGTATATAAACTGCGAGGACATCGCCATGAACTTCCTGGTCTCTCACATCACCCGCAAACCACCCATCAAG GTAACATCTCGTTGGACTTTCCGCTGTCCCGGCTGCCCTCAGGCCCTTTCACATGATGACTCGCATTTCCACGAGCGCCACAAGTGCATCAACTTCTTCGTCAAGGTGTATGGTTACATGCCACTGCTCTACACACAGTTCCGTGTGGACTCGGTACTGTTTAAGACTCGTTTGCCCCACGATAAGACCAAGTGCTTCAAGTTCATCTAG